A region from the Aliarcobacter thereius LMG 24486 genome encodes:
- a CDS encoding metal-sulfur cluster assembly factor, with the protein MSNIFNKEEIKEKIIENIKKVYDPEIPVDIYNLGLIYSIELEERDNYLFCEIEMTLTSPACPVADSLLEQVRYVSMAVDEVDETKVNLVFEPVWEPHMMSEDAKEIMGASGAAISW; encoded by the coding sequence ATGAGTAATATTTTTAATAAAGAAGAGATAAAAGAGAAAATCATAGAGAATATAAAAAAAGTTTATGATCCTGAAATACCTGTGGATATCTATAATTTAGGTTTAATTTATAGTATAGAACTAGAAGAGAGAGATAACTATCTATTTTGTGAGATAGAGATGACTCTTACAAGTCCTGCTTGTCCTGTTGCTGATAGTTTACTTGAACAAGTTAGATATGTATCTATGGCTGTTGATGAAGTTGATGAAACAAAAGTTAATTTAGTATTTGAACCTGTTTGGGAACCTCATATGATGAGTGAAGATGCCAAAGAGATTATGGGAGCAAGTGGAGCTGCTATCTCTTGGTAA
- a CDS encoding SufE family protein — protein sequence MSIKQRIEDIKEDLDFFEEELAKYEYIIDLGKKLPDFEDSYKIPENLVHGCTSQVWLICEQKENKLFFYGTSDAIIVKGLVYIILSIFSNSTIDELKQIDMDVVKELGLSEVITPNRQSGVIGMIKKIKEYALKS from the coding sequence ATGAGTATTAAACAAAGAATTGAGGATATTAAAGAAGATTTAGATTTTTTTGAAGAAGAGTTAGCAAAATATGAATATATTATTGATTTGGGTAAAAAACTTCCAGATTTTGAAGATAGTTATAAAATTCCTGAAAATTTAGTTCATGGTTGTACTTCACAAGTTTGGTTAATTTGTGAACAAAAAGAGAATAAACTGTTTTTTTATGGAACAAGTGATGCTATTATTGTAAAAGGTTTAGTATATATTATTTTAAGTATTTTCTCAAATTCAACAATAGATGAGTTAAAACAAATTGATATGGATGTTGTAAAAGAGTTAGGTCTTAGCGAAGTGATTACTCCAAATAGACAAAGTGGAGTAATTGGAATGATTAAAAAAATAAAAGAGTATGCTTTAAAAAGTTAA
- a CDS encoding aminotransferase class V-fold PLP-dependent enzyme translates to MYKKDFPFFSKSKTVYLDNGATTQKPKSVIDSTLKYYNEYCSNTHRSGFGDAAIATTEFEKTREVLQKFINANKKEEIIFTSGVTQSINFIASSFAKKFKTVIISSLEHHANIVPWHMQNRTLGNGLLVVNCDSNLDFDYNHFEELLKENPNSFVSVAHVTNAFGVVYDIKRIVSLAHKYQSVVLIDGAQSLSSFKIDVQDINCDFFAISAHKTFGPTGVGAIYIKEKFFDEVEPYITGGASIHTVDFEKGTSFLSSPYKFEAGTQNIAGVIAFKESLNYIENITYENIKKRKDELLIYLNDELKKLPDIIFYNDIKNCNGSRSFNFKGIMHDDISILLDKMGIALRVGHHCAMPIMNKLNIKGTIRVSLAFYNDFEDIDKLIVALKRALSMLKD, encoded by the coding sequence ATGTATAAAAAAGATTTTCCATTTTTTAGTAAGTCAAAAACAGTTTATCTAGATAATGGAGCAACAACTCAAAAACCAAAAAGTGTAATTGATTCTACTTTAAAATATTACAATGAATATTGTTCAAATACTCATAGAAGTGGATTTGGAGATGCAGCAATTGCTACAACAGAATTTGAGAAAACAAGAGAAGTTTTACAGAAATTTATAAATGCAAATAAAAAAGAGGAGATTATTTTTACAAGTGGTGTTACACAAAGTATAAATTTCATAGCTTCTTCATTTGCAAAAAAATTTAAAACGGTAATAATCTCTAGCCTTGAACATCATGCAAATATTGTTCCTTGGCATATGCAAAATAGAACTTTAGGAAATGGTCTTCTAGTTGTAAATTGTGATTCAAATTTAGACTTTGATTACAATCATTTTGAAGAACTTTTAAAAGAAAATCCAAACTCTTTTGTAAGTGTTGCTCATGTTACAAATGCTTTTGGTGTAGTTTATGATATTAAAAGAATTGTATCTTTGGCTCACAAATATCAAAGTGTAGTTTTAATAGATGGAGCTCAAAGTTTAAGTAGTTTCAAAATAGATGTTCAAGATATAAATTGTGATTTTTTTGCAATTTCTGCACATAAAACTTTTGGTCCAACAGGAGTTGGAGCTATTTATATAAAAGAGAAGTTCTTTGATGAAGTTGAGCCTTATATTACAGGTGGGGCATCTATTCATACAGTTGATTTTGAAAAAGGTACAAGCTTTTTATCAAGTCCATATAAATTTGAAGCAGGAACTCAAAATATTGCTGGAGTTATAGCTTTTAAAGAGTCTTTAAATTATATAGAAAACATTACTTATGAAAATATTAAAAAAAGAAAAGATGAGCTTTTAATTTATTTAAATGATGAGTTAAAAAAACTTCCTGATATTATTTTTTATAATGATATAAAAAACTGTAATGGAAGTAGAAGTTTTAACTTCAAAGGAATTATGCATGATGATATCTCTATTTTACTTGATAAAATGGGAATTGCTCTAAGAGTTGGTCATCATTGTGCAATGCCAATAATGAATAAATTAAATATAAAAGGAACAATTAGAGTTAGTTTAGCTTTTTACAATGATTTTGAAGATATTGATAAATTAATTGTAGCTTTAAAACGAGCTTTAAGTATGTTAAAGGATTAA
- a CDS encoding SufD family Fe-S cluster assembly protein, translating to MQIINLNNNLPHKKEEEFLKIDFSNLFDFDFKDKKILDFKTDSNISFLNQEDKENYESKLFYITNSLDKNQKILKIEKDTLEPIILINSLKENSTLFSNNLLIEIKDGVKASIIEVFVSSSKDSAVFANRVIKLGKNASLEYIKNQDISSSNSLVFACKSIQNDKSNLEISNFELGDGFIVNSFENKIDSLNVNYELNGLNKLRDKANTSTLVRTTHNNENSRSNINYKNSLLDNSRAVVKIKSIVTETGLYSKAFQNCNSILLSNDAVVFAQPFLEIFIDELEASHGTTTGTLDKDQLYYLQSRGIKKDEAYKILLEAFESSIKDNLKDEKLQEFVENYKKESFI from the coding sequence ATGCAGATAATTAATTTAAACAATAATTTACCTCATAAGAAAGAGGAAGAGTTTTTAAAAATTGACTTCTCAAATCTATTTGATTTTGATTTTAAAGATAAAAAGATTTTAGATTTTAAAACAGATTCAAATATCTCTTTTTTAAACCAAGAAGATAAAGAAAATTATGAATCAAAGCTTTTTTATATTACAAATAGTTTAGATAAAAATCAAAAAATTCTAAAAATAGAAAAAGATACTCTTGAACCAATTATTTTAATAAATAGCTTAAAAGAGAATTCGACTTTATTCTCAAATAATCTTTTAATAGAGATTAAAGATGGAGTAAAAGCCTCTATTATTGAAGTTTTTGTCTCTTCATCTAAGGATTCAGCAGTTTTTGCAAATAGAGTTATAAAACTTGGTAAAAATGCATCTTTGGAATATATAAAAAATCAAGATATTTCAAGCTCAAACTCTTTAGTTTTTGCTTGTAAATCTATTCAAAATGATAAATCAAATTTAGAAATTTCAAACTTTGAATTAGGTGATGGATTTATTGTAAATAGTTTTGAAAATAAAATTGATTCTTTAAATGTAAACTATGAACTAAATGGTTTAAATAAGCTAAGAGATAAAGCAAACACTTCAACTCTTGTAAGAACAACTCATAATAATGAAAATTCAAGAAGTAATATAAACTATAAAAACTCTTTACTTGATAATTCAAGAGCTGTTGTAAAAATCAAATCAATAGTTACAGAAACAGGACTTTATTCGAAAGCTTTCCAAAATTGTAACTCAATTTTATTAAGTAATGATGCAGTTGTTTTTGCTCAACCATTTTTAGAAATATTCATTGATGAACTTGAAGCAAGTCATGGAACAACAACAGGAACTTTAGATAAAGATCAATTATATTATCTTCAATCAAGAGGAATAAAAAAAGATGAAGCTTATAAAATTTTACTTGAAGCATTTGAAAGTTCAATTAAAGATAATTTAAAAGATGAAAAATTACAAGAGTTTGTAGAAAACTATAAAAAAGAGAGTTTTATATAG
- the sufC gene encoding Fe-S cluster assembly ATPase SufC: MLLKIEDLKVSINNNEILKGLNLEINPGEVHVLMGVNGAGKSTLVKTLAAHYDCEVNGGKITFKNKDLLEMDAADRANEGIFMSFQSPVEVSGVNNSYFLRTAMNAKRAYEGKEELDAMQFLKLVKEETNKYDIDRKLLQRDLNDGFSGGEKKRNELIQLLMLNPDLIMLDEIDSGLDVDAIKIVANVINSMLDGKKSILMITHYDRLLELIKPDFVHILSNGKIAKTGDYNLALELDEKGFEALGINNADN; encoded by the coding sequence ATGTTATTAAAAATTGAAGATTTAAAAGTAAGTATAAATAATAATGAAATTTTAAAAGGTTTAAACCTAGAGATAAATCCAGGTGAAGTTCATGTTTTAATGGGTGTGAATGGAGCTGGAAAATCAACTTTAGTTAAAACTTTAGCAGCACACTATGACTGTGAAGTAAATGGTGGAAAGATTACATTTAAAAATAAAGATTTATTAGAAATGGATGCAGCAGATAGAGCAAATGAGGGAATTTTCATGAGTTTTCAAAGTCCTGTTGAAGTTTCTGGAGTAAACAATAGCTATTTTTTAAGAACTGCTATGAATGCAAAAAGAGCTTATGAAGGTAAAGAAGAGCTTGATGCAATGCAATTTTTAAAACTTGTAAAAGAAGAAACAAATAAATATGATATTGATAGAAAACTTTTACAAAGAGATTTAAACGATGGTTTTAGTGGTGGAGAAAAAAAGAGAAATGAACTAATTCAACTTTTAATGCTAAATCCTGATTTAATAATGCTTGATGAAATTGATAGTGGTCTTGATGTTGATGCAATTAAAATTGTTGCAAATGTTATAAATTCTATGCTTGATGGGAAAAAATCAATTCTTATGATTACTCACTATGATAGACTTTTAGAACTTATAAAACCTGATTTTGTACATATTTTAAGTAATGGAAAGATTGCTAAAACAGGAGATTATAACTTAGCTTTAGAACTTGATGAGAAAGGGTTTGAAGCATTAGGAATAAACAATGCAGATAATTAA
- the sufB gene encoding Fe-S cluster assembly protein SufB, which yields MSDNQQIHDIINTDYKLGFETLVQSDTFEKGLNEDVIRAISAKKEEPEFLLDFRLKAYEKWLKMEEPDWTFLKYSKIDYQDYAYYSAPKKALGSLDEVDPEILKTYEKLGIPLEEQKMLAGVAVDAVFDSVSIKTTYQDELEKLGIIFCSISEAAHRFPDLVKTYLASVVPVTDNYFAALNSAVFTDGSFVYIPKNTRCPMELSTYFRINALNTGQFERTLIICDEGSYVSYNEGCSAPSRDDRQLHAAVVELVALENGHIKYSTIQNWFPGDDEGKGGILNFVTKRALCKGDNSKVSWTQVETGSSITWKYPSCVLQGDNSVGEFYSVAITSRAQQADTGTKMIHLGKNTKSTIISKGISAMKGINAYRGLVRVGKNADNARNISECDSLLIGHKCQAHTYPYHEIRNSSANIEHEATTSKISDEQLFYLNQRGIDEEDAIAMIVNGFCKEVLKELPMEFAAEAKELLSISLEGSVG from the coding sequence ATGAGTGATAACCAACAAATACATGACATTATAAACACTGATTACAAACTAGGCTTTGAAACATTAGTTCAAAGTGATACTTTTGAAAAAGGTTTAAATGAAGATGTAATAAGAGCTATTAGTGCAAAAAAAGAAGAACCAGAATTTTTATTAGATTTTAGACTAAAAGCTTATGAAAAATGGCTTAAAATGGAAGAGCCAGATTGGACATTTTTAAAATATTCAAAAATAGATTATCAAGATTATGCTTACTATTCAGCACCAAAAAAAGCACTTGGTTCTTTGGATGAAGTAGATCCAGAGATATTAAAAACTTATGAAAAATTAGGAATTCCACTTGAAGAGCAAAAAATGCTTGCAGGTGTTGCTGTTGATGCAGTATTTGATTCAGTTTCAATAAAAACTACATATCAAGATGAACTTGAAAAGTTAGGAATTATATTTTGTTCTATTAGTGAAGCTGCTCACAGATTCCCTGATTTAGTAAAAACCTATTTAGCAAGTGTAGTTCCTGTAACGGATAACTATTTTGCTGCTTTAAATAGTGCAGTTTTTACAGATGGAAGTTTTGTATATATTCCAAAAAACACAAGATGTCCAATGGAACTTTCTACTTATTTTAGAATAAATGCTTTAAATACAGGTCAGTTTGAAAGAACATTAATCATTTGTGATGAAGGTTCTTATGTATCTTATAATGAAGGTTGTTCTGCTCCTAGTAGAGATGATAGACAACTTCACGCAGCAGTTGTTGAGTTAGTTGCACTTGAAAATGGACATATAAAATATTCAACTATTCAAAACTGGTTCCCAGGTGATGATGAAGGAAAAGGTGGAATACTTAACTTTGTTACAAAAAGAGCTTTATGTAAAGGTGATAATTCAAAAGTATCTTGGACACAAGTTGAAACTGGTTCAAGTATTACTTGGAAATATCCTTCATGTGTTTTACAAGGAGATAATAGTGTTGGAGAGTTTTACTCTGTTGCTATTACTTCAAGAGCTCAACAAGCTGATACTGGTACAAAAATGATTCATTTAGGTAAAAATACAAAATCTACAATTATCTCAAAAGGTATATCTGCTATGAAAGGTATAAATGCTTATCGAGGACTTGTAAGAGTTGGAAAAAATGCTGATAATGCAAGAAATATATCTGAATGTGATTCTTTGTTGATTGGTCACAAATGCCAAGCACATACTTATCCTTATCATGAAATAAGAAATAGTAGTGCAAATATTGAACATGAAGCAACAACTTCAAAAATTTCTGATGAACAACTTTTTTATCTTAATCAAAGAGGAATAGATGAAGAAGATGCTATTGCTATGATTGTAAATGGTTTTTGTAAAGAGGTTTTAAAAGAGTTACCAATGGAATTTGCTGCTGAAGCAAAAGAGTTGTTAAGTATCTCTTTAGAAGGAAGTGTTGGTTAA
- a CDS encoding NifU family protein: MKEYSKKINERVDNPKHFGEISKIEAEALGCKLVVVDYEGNANDTIRVYFAITKDRNVFTAKFKSFSSGLIVALNDMMIELCIGKSIEKVSSMFKTDVEFALRDEPQIPALSIEELHNSFLNFVILKKVALKFDERNMEDFADDYIICECARVNLKTIKDAIKEFNLKTIEEIGEKTKAGIFCKSCRNEGGLEEKEIYLSDILEQTLKELDNSQAPSYMNSSFNDMTKEQKLELIEDVLDDDIRPMLIMDGGNMEILDLVESKPHYDLYIRYLGACSGCSAGSMGTLYAIESILQNKVDENLRVLPI; this comes from the coding sequence ATGAAAGAATATTCAAAAAAGATAAATGAAAGAGTAGACAATCCAAAACACTTTGGAGAGATTAGTAAAATTGAAGCAGAAGCTTTGGGTTGTAAATTAGTTGTAGTTGATTATGAAGGAAATGCTAATGATACTATTAGAGTCTATTTTGCAATAACAAAAGATAGAAATGTTTTTACAGCAAAGTTTAAATCATTTTCAAGTGGATTAATAGTTGCTTTAAATGATATGATGATAGAACTTTGTATTGGAAAAAGTATAGAAAAAGTTTCAAGTATGTTTAAAACAGATGTTGAATTCGCATTAAGAGATGAGCCACAAATTCCAGCATTAAGTATTGAAGAGTTACATAATAGTTTTTTAAATTTTGTAATATTAAAAAAAGTTGCACTAAAATTTGATGAAAGAAATATGGAAGACTTTGCCGATGATTATATCATTTGTGAATGTGCAAGAGTAAATTTAAAAACAATTAAAGATGCAATAAAAGAGTTTAATCTTAAAACTATTGAAGAAATAGGTGAGAAAACAAAAGCAGGAATATTTTGTAAATCATGTAGAAACGAAGGTGGATTGGAAGAAAAAGAGATCTATTTAAGTGATATTTTAGAACAAACACTAAAAGAATTAGATAACAGTCAAGCTCCTTCTTATATGAATAGCTCTTTTAATGATATGACAAAAGAACAAAAACTTGAACTTATAGAAGATGTTTTGGATGATGATATAAGACCAATGCTTATTATGGATGGTGGAAATATGGAGATATTAGATTTGGTTGAATCAAAACCACATTATGATCTATATATTAGATATTTAGGAGCATGTAGTGGATGTAGTGCAGGTAGTATGGGAACATTATATGCTATTGAATCAATTCTACAAAATAAAGTAGATGAAAATTTAAGAGTATTACCAATTTAA
- a CDS encoding CBS domain-containing protein, with product MFAIYNNGTVGFRSTSDNLYDLKNIEQIEPIRFSPKEGFIHDYTEDQERKKQEFINSYRKMAEIDTLEPVYKIKDIMTEDVFHASLNTTVEDIYYFINDKRVSSIPITDFGKKIVGIIDKKVILNLIMKHIDDIESTLKKTMNDIYIPEVLTADPEADVRKVVQVMLDLRLDAVPIVDDNDILVGIVSKTDILKAVANLPKLQLWS from the coding sequence ATGTTTGCTATATATAATAATGGAACAGTTGGTTTTAGAAGTACGAGTGATAATCTGTATGACTTAAAAAATATTGAACAAATAGAACCTATTAGATTTAGTCCAAAAGAGGGTTTTATACATGATTATACAGAAGATCAAGAGAGAAAAAAGCAAGAGTTTATAAACTCTTATAGAAAAATGGCAGAAATTGATACTCTTGAACCTGTATATAAAATCAAAGATATTATGACAGAAGATGTATTTCATGCATCATTAAATACCACAGTTGAAGATATTTACTATTTTATAAATGATAAAAGAGTATCTTCAATACCTATTACAGATTTTGGTAAAAAAATAGTTGGGATTATTGATAAAAAAGTTATTTTAAACCTTATTATGAAACATATTGATGATATAGAATCTACTTTAAAGAAGACAATGAATGATATTTATATACCAGAAGTTTTAACAGCTGATCCAGAAGCAGATGTTAGAAAAGTTGTTCAGGTTATGTTGGATTTGAGATTAGATGCTGTTCCAATAGTTGATGACAATGATATATTAGTTGGAATAGTTTCGAAAACAGATATATTAAAAGCAGTTGCAAATTTACCAAAGCTGCAGTTATGGAGCTAA
- a CDS encoding GGDEF domain-containing protein — MKLKAKQMLDIKEITKNTLEGLKDKRLAATPENYFLEFLNQVKDGEEYFKEIEIFENSLFSLTKDEKKSLHKNSIFGMLKILSNRTSNDDLKKLIETFSDTLAPSINYDITYEVEDFILYLLKNPKDALKNESLHQIKKFAKLRVEKDRLVLRDKTQDIIKLTSLMSRYYDKTLQDSTNQQEDIKKIKDDLVTLDISDSSKREILIVQKKLINSIEKMESSLLESNKILSTNIDKVKLLNRQIQDLENELKIAKEEYLYDFLTNVYNRRAYDSEIKKMEKQYYLFNTNYAIIFFDIDHFKKINDKYGHSCGDEILKSFASIIKNLTRKEDVIARYGGEEFVALINFMDKIEISRYIKRVKNAFLNSTFVYKNSKINITFSAGVSFRSKYDSLDKAHEKADSLLYDAKRAGRNKIFFDDGNQL; from the coding sequence ATGAAACTTAAGGCTAAACAAATGTTGGATATAAAAGAGATTACAAAGAATACATTAGAAGGTTTAAAAGACAAAAGACTTGCAGCAACTCCTGAAAATTATTTTCTTGAGTTTTTAAATCAAGTAAAAGATGGTGAAGAGTATTTTAAAGAAATAGAGATATTTGAAAATAGTCTATTTAGCTTAACAAAAGATGAAAAAAAGAGTTTACATAAAAACTCTATTTTTGGTATGCTAAAAATACTATCAAATAGAACTTCAAATGATGATTTAAAGAAACTTATTGAAACTTTTAGTGATACTTTAGCTCCTTCAATCAATTATGATATTACTTATGAAGTAGAAGACTTTATCCTTTATTTATTAAAGAATCCAAAAGATGCATTAAAAAATGAATCTCTACATCAAATTAAAAAATTTGCAAAATTAAGAGTTGAAAAAGATAGGTTAGTTTTAAGAGATAAAACACAAGATATCATAAAACTTACATCTTTAATGAGTAGATACTATGATAAAACATTACAAGATAGTACAAATCAACAAGAAGACATTAAGAAAATAAAAGATGATTTAGTAACTTTGGATATATCAGATTCATCTAAAAGAGAGATTCTTATTGTTCAGAAAAAGCTTATTAATAGTATTGAAAAGATGGAAAGCTCTTTACTTGAAAGTAATAAAATATTATCTACAAATATTGATAAAGTAAAACTTTTAAATAGACAAATACAAGATTTAGAGAATGAATTAAAAATTGCAAAAGAAGAGTATTTATATGATTTTCTAACAAATGTTTATAATAGAAGAGCTTATGATAGTGAAATTAAGAAAATGGAAAAACAGTACTATTTATTTAATACAAACTATGCAATAATATTTTTTGATATAGATCATTTCAAAAAAATAAATGATAAATATGGTCACTCTTGTGGAGATGAAATCTTAAAATCTTTTGCAAGTATTATAAAAAATCTTACAAGAAAAGAAGATGTAATAGCTCGTTATGGTGGAGAAGAGTTTGTTGCTTTGATTAATTTTATGGATAAAATTGAAATAAGCAGATATATAAAAAGAGTAAAAAATGCTTTCTTAAATAGCACTTTTGTATATAAAAACAGTAAAATAAATATAACTTTTTCAGCTGGAGTCTCTTTTAGAAGTAAATATGATTCACTAGATAAAGCTCACGAGAAAGCTGATTCTCTTTTATATGATGCAAAAAGAGCTGGTAGAAATAAAATATTTTTTGATGATGGAAATCAACTTTAA
- the argH gene encoding argininosuccinate lyase gives MKQSTQILKNTNAQILDEFNASIMFDKELYSQDIKGSIAHSKMLALQNIITNDEQLEIEKGLLQVLKEIEKGEFKFSLEFEDIHMAVESRLIEIIGDSGKRVHTARSRNDQVCTDFTLYVQEKTVSIKKQIKTLIETFVELANKHTDTLMPGMTHLQHAQPISFGFHMMAYANMFKRDFERFKSSYERNNFSPLGSAALAGTPHNIDRFKTAELLGFTAPTQNAMDSVSNRDFALEILFNISTCMMHISRISEELILWSSYEFGFVKMSDMYATTSSIMPQKKNPDVPELLRGKTGRVYGNLISLLTVMKSLPLAYNKDTQEDKEGVFDSVSTIEISLSILNEVIKTMIINKEKMIEACKVGHLTATDLADYLVSKQNIPFRTAYYITKEVVAFANALNKDISELNIDEIRKSSKDLENVNEDIVSYLNLENSMNSRNSFGGTSTKQTKLAIETFQDWLKNI, from the coding sequence ATGAAACAAAGTACTCAGATTTTAAAAAATACAAATGCACAAATTTTAGATGAATTTAATGCTTCTATAATGTTTGACAAAGAACTTTATTCTCAAGATATAAAAGGTTCAATAGCTCATTCAAAAATGTTAGCTTTACAAAATATTATAACAAATGATGAACAGCTTGAGATAGAAAAAGGTCTTTTACAAGTATTAAAAGAGATAGAAAAAGGAGAATTTAAATTTTCACTCGAATTTGAAGATATTCATATGGCAGTTGAAAGTAGGCTTATTGAGATTATTGGTGATTCTGGAAAAAGAGTTCATACAGCAAGAAGTAGAAATGATCAAGTTTGTACAGATTTCACTCTTTATGTACAAGAGAAAACAGTAAGTATAAAAAAACAGATTAAAACTCTTATTGAAACTTTTGTTGAACTTGCAAATAAGCATACAGATACTTTAATGCCAGGAATGACACATCTACAACATGCACAACCAATTAGCTTTGGTTTTCATATGATGGCATATGCAAATATGTTTAAAAGAGATTTTGAAAGATTTAAATCTTCTTATGAAAGAAACAATTTCTCTCCTCTTGGAAGTGCAGCACTTGCTGGAACTCCACACAATATTGATAGGTTTAAAACAGCTGAATTACTAGGATTTACTGCTCCAACACAAAATGCTATGGATAGTGTTTCAAATAGAGATTTTGCTTTAGAGATATTATTTAATATTTCTACTTGTATGATGCATATAAGTAGAATTTCAGAAGAGCTTATTTTATGGTCATCTTATGAGTTTGGTTTTGTTAAAATGAGCGATATGTATGCAACTACTAGTTCAATAATGCCACAAAAGAAAAATCCTGACGTTCCTGAATTATTAAGAGGAAAAACAGGTCGTGTGTATGGAAACTTAATATCTTTACTCACAGTTATGAAATCTCTTCCACTTGCATATAATAAAGATACACAAGAAGATAAAGAGGGAGTTTTTGATTCAGTTTCTACTATTGAAATATCATTAAGTATTTTAAATGAAGTAATTAAAACTATGATAATAAATAAAGAAAAAATGATAGAAGCTTGTAAAGTAGGGCATTTAACAGCAACAGATTTAGCTGATTATTTAGTTTCTAAACAAAATATTCCTTTTAGAACAGCTTATTATATTACAAAAGAAGTTGTAGCTTTTGCAAATGCTTTAAATAAAGATATTAGTGAATTAAATATAGATGAAATTAGAAAATCATCAAAAGATTTAGAAAATGTTAATGAGGATATAGTTTCTTATCTTAATTTAGAAAATTCTATGAATAGTAGAAACTCTTTTGGGGGTACTTCTACAAAACAAACAAAACTAGCTATTGAAACTTTTCAAGATTGGTTAAAAAATATTTAA
- a CDS encoding chemotaxis protein CheV codes for MSGIGGSVEQMTQGHLRNVQQLAVFYTGHNNIYAINIAKVKAFIITDEVKINDTPKETNVIAGIATIRGEPVTLINLDAWLGLKPFETHEYKLIIFCEFNHKKIGFLVKDMLDIVEKTTQELRHTEETNSKITYTTYVKVNNKEELCTVFNAEQLLRDIKWTDDGGRDIKKYVENKISSSKKILAAEDSAVAREVLHKFFTQIEVDYEIYPNGGDLLDRIEEIDASKIGMILTDIEMPGTDGYQVASFIKSNSKYSHIPVIVNSSMTTDAVKGKMDRIGIEAFVGKTDINSLYNLTNKFLIR; via the coding sequence ATGAGCGGTATTGGTGGTAGTGTTGAACAAATGACACAAGGACATCTTCGAAATGTTCAACAATTAGCAGTTTTTTACACTGGTCATAATAATATTTATGCAATAAATATAGCAAAAGTTAAAGCTTTTATAATTACAGATGAAGTGAAAATCAACGATACTCCAAAAGAAACAAATGTTATAGCAGGGATAGCAACAATTAGAGGAGAACCTGTAACTTTAATAAATCTTGATGCTTGGTTAGGGTTAAAACCTTTTGAAACGCATGAATATAAACTAATTATTTTTTGTGAATTTAATCATAAAAAAATAGGTTTTTTAGTTAAAGACATGCTAGATATTGTAGAAAAAACTACTCAAGAGCTAAGACATACAGAAGAAACAAATAGTAAAATTACTTATACAACTTATGTAAAAGTAAACAATAAAGAAGAGCTTTGTACTGTTTTTAATGCTGAGCAACTTTTAAGAGATATCAAGTGGACTGATGATGGTGGAAGAGATATTAAGAAATATGTAGAAAATAAAATTAGTTCTAGTAAAAAAATTCTTGCAGCTGAAGATTCAGCAGTAGCTAGAGAAGTTCTACATAAATTCTTCACTCAAATAGAAGTTGATTATGAAATATATCCAAATGGTGGTGATTTACTTGATAGAATTGAAGAGATAGATGCATCAAAAATTGGTATGATATTAACAGATATTGAGATGCCTGGAACTGATGGTTATCAAGTAGCTTCTTTTATAAAAAGTAACTCTAAATATTCTCACATTCCAGTTATTGTAAACTCATCAATGACAACAGATGCTGTAAAAGGAAAAATGGATAGAATCGGAATTGAAGCTTTTGTAGGTAAAACAGATATAAATAGTTTATATAATCTTACAAATAAGTTTTTAATTAGATAA